The proteins below come from a single Phocoena sinus isolate mPhoSin1 chromosome 2, mPhoSin1.pri, whole genome shotgun sequence genomic window:
- the VRK1 gene encoding serine/threonine-protein kinase VRK1 isoform X2 — MPRVKAAQAGRQGPAKRRLAEHFAAGEIITDMNKKEWKLGSSIGQGGFGCIYLADMNSSKSVGSDAPCVVKVEPSDNGPLFTELKFYQRAAKPEQIQKWIRTHKLKYLGVPKYWGSGLHEKNGKSYRFMIMDRFGSDLQKIYEANAKRFSRKTVLQLSLRILDILEYIHEHEYVHGDIKASNLLLSYKNPDQVYLVDYGLAYRYCPEGIHKEYKEDPKRCHDGTIEFTSIDAHNGVAPSRRGDLEILGYCMIQWLSGHLPWEDNLKDPNYVRDSKIRYRENIAGLMDKCFPEKNKPDEIAKYMETVKLLDYAEKPLYQKLRDILLQGLKAIGSKDDSKLDLSVVENGSLKAKTTTKRKKEIEQSTQPGVEDMECSDTQTEEATQTRSKTRKRVQK, encoded by the exons ATGCCTCGTGTAAAAGCAGCTCAGGCTGGAAGACAGGGCCCTGCAAAGAGACGTCTTGCAGAACATTTTGCAGCCGGGGAGATAATCACGGACATGAACAAAAAGGAATGGAAACTAGGATCATCCATTGGCCAAGGTGGCTTTGGTTGTATATATCTTG CTGATATGAATTCTTCAAAATCGGTGGGCAGCGATGCACCCTGTGTTGTAAAAGTG GAACCCAGTGACAATGGACCTCTTTTTACTGAATTAAAGTTCTACCAGCGAGCTGCCAAACCAGAACAAA TTCAGAAATGGATTCGTACCCATAAACTGAAGTACCTGGGTGTCCCTAAGTATTGGGGGTCTGGTctacatgaaaaaaatggaaaaag TTACAGGTTTATGATAATGGATCGCTTTGGGAGTGACCTtcagaaaatatatgaagcaaatgcCAAAAGGTTTTCTCGGAAAACTGTCTTGCAGCTAAGCTTAAGAATT CTGGATATTCTGGAATATATTCACGAGCATGAGTACGTACACGGAGATATCAAGGCCTCAAATCTTCTTCTCAGCTACAAGAATCCTGACCAG GTGTACTTGGTAGATTATGGCCTTGCTTATCGGTACTGCCCAGAAGGAATTCATAAAGAATACAAAGAAGACCCCAAAAGATGTCACGATGGCACGATTGAATTCACCAGCATCGATGCGCACAATGGTGTGG CCCCATCAAGACGTGGTGACCTGGAAATCCTTGGTTATTGCATGATCCAGTGGCTTAGTGGCCATCTTCCTTGGGAGGATAATTTGAAAGATCCCAACTATGTTAGAGATTCCAAAATTAG atacagagaaaatatTGCAGGTTTGATGGACAAATGTTTTCCTGAGAAGAACAAGCCAG ATGAAATTGCTAAGTACATGGAAACAGTGAAATTACTGGATTATGCCGAAAAACCTCTTTATCAAAAGTTACGAGATATTCTTTTGCAAGGACTGAAAGCTATAGGAAGTAAGGATGACAGCAAGCTGGACCTCAGTGTTGTGGAGAATGGAAGTttgaaagcaaaaacaacaacaaag